Part of the uncultured Desulfobacter sp. genome, TTTGGGACTTTTCAAATATCTGTCCAAGGGAGAGGGCGACGCCGGGGAGTAAGCGATGTGGTGGGTGTTGATGCGGATGGGCCATTTTCATGGCATGACTTTTTTATTTGGCCCTTCCGGATGATTGAAGATTAAAAGCTATACCCCAACATTATGATTTGTTCAATGTTGGGGTATAGATAACGGTTTCAGGGGGGGCTTTTAACAATAATCGGTTCCTTTGATTTTATCATAGCCCCATTGCCCTATTGGGGGCTTGGTCCTAACGTCGGTCATTGCAGGGGCAGGTCTCTGTGCCTGCCCTAACGAAGGACAACCACAGGGGATTGCCCTAGAAAAGACGGCCGATGTTGTAATCAAGCCCCCTATTTGAATTAAGGGGTGTGCTGCGGTTTCAACTCGCTATGCTTCAGCTTTTTTAAGAAAGCCGGTGAGTTGAGCAATATGTTTTTGTTCTTCTTGAATGATTTCATCTATTTTTTCACGGCCCATTTTGGGCGGTACCATATCTTTAAGCCCGATGTAAAATAAAATAGATTCCTTTTCCAGACCAATGGCGGTATTAATAATTTCGGTCATGGATTCGTCACCGGTAAGCTGGGCGGCCACTTCAGGGTTACCTTCACCCCCATGGGCGTCGGCCATGGCTTTCAGGTACAATGACAGCTCTTCATTGGGATCAAACACCGTCTCGGTTTTATCCGTATCCGACAAAGCGGCCTTCATCTCTTCAAACCCACCTTGATGGCGATCTTCCATTTTGGCAATGGTTTCAAGAAATAGTTTGTCTTCTTCATTTTTTTGAAGCGCGGCAGCTTTCCTGTAAAAAGCCGCACCATTTTTTTCAATCTGGATAGCCATTTCAAATGCTTCTGCTGCATTATAATCGTAAGCCATGTTCGGAACTCCTTTTCGATGTTTCCAACGTTAATGTTGATCTCATATGTCCACGACATGATGATGTGGCATTGAAATCAATTCAATTGTAACCGCCTTTGACAAGATTCCAATCCATGTCATTATTCAATTAAAACTTTCAACAAATCACCAAAGTTTGGATGGCTGTCCGTTCTGGCTTCTGCGAAAAAAATAAAGGATACTGCTGAATTTTTACCCCGGGGCGTATTTCTTATCTGAGACAAGCGGCCTTTCATCTTCCAATTTTCAAAAAACCCCAGAAATCTATAGTGTGTGACCCCCGGTGTCAAGATAGTTTTATCTTGATTTAATCCCAAACGTTCTGTTGGAGATCTGCTTTGCGGGTATTCGACTTTGGTGCAAATGGGTTGAATCCCCATTTTACCCTTCAATTTGGAACCCCAATAAGCTTTCAAGGGCAATCCATAGCAGGTATACTACTTAACTGTTCCCCCTGACACTACTTGATCCTTAAAAACTTTTGTTGCGGGCTGTGCCCCGCAACTGATGCACCGGGGCATCCCTTGGCCTTCATATACAGTGAGGATGAATGTTTATGGTTCATGGCATTGAATTGTGTTTTTTTCTGTTTAACAATCTGGCTATCTTTGTCGGCATTATGCTGATAGGGCTTTTGCTCAATTAAGGTGGAGTTCAGATTTCTGCAAACATATATTTGATCCATTTTTCACTACCAAGCCTGTGGGAATGGGAACAGGGCTTGGGCTCAGTGTCTCTAATTGAATTTATGTGAATGTGGCATACAAAATAAAAAAGGTGCGCCCAATGCAAAAACTGCACGGGGCACACCTTTTTGTCTTTAACTAATACGGGGGCTTATTTATAAGAAAGTCTGGGTAAGTTACCAAGATCTTTCAATCTTTTTTGTGGGCCATGCCTGACATGTGACATGCCAGGTCGGCCTGTGGCCGCTATAAAAACAGGTAACAGGAAATAAGACCTGTGATTGACATGGTGATGGTGTAAGGCAGTGCAAGCCAAACCATCCGACCGTAGGAGAGTCTAATGACAGGTGCCAGGGCTGACGTCAGTAAGAAAAGGAACGCCGCCTGACCATTGGGTGTTGCCACACTGGGGATGTTGGTACCGGTGTTAATTGCGACGGCCAAGTGATCAAAATGCTTGATGATTTGACCGGCTTTGGCAGCAGCTTCTGCGGGCAGTGACGCCAATACGTCAGCCCGGACAAGGTGCGGGTCGGTCAGTTTGTCCATCAATTCGCTGCCGGTCATGCCGATGTGGGGGATCTGACCGAGCATTTGGACAAAATGCATTTTTGTTTCCGTAATATATACGGTGGCAACAAATACGTTGTCGGAAATCGCGGAAAGTATACCGTTCGCAATATAGTATGCCCCAAGCTGCAGATGACCATGAAGACTGAGAACAAAATGCATGATGGGATGAAACAGGTGCTGTTCGTGAATAACTGCAACAATGGCGAAAAAGACAACCAGCAGGGCGGTAAACGGCAGGGCTTCGGTGAACGCGTGTCCAAACTGGTGTTCGTCGGTGATGCCGTTAAAAGAGGTCAGTAAGATGATAACGGAGAGTCCGATGAGACCAACTGCGGCAAGATGGAAGGCAAGTGCCAGGATCAGCCAGATACCGCCAATGGCCTGGATGATAAGTCTGGCCTTGAGTTTTTTTCCGCCTTGTTCTTCCATTTTCACTGCGGTTTCCAGCAGATGGGAACGGATGTTGCCGGGCATTTCAACGCCATAGCCGAACCAATGCTTTTTTTCCAGGGCATAACAGGTGCCGAGTCCGACGAAAAGAACGGGGATGGATACCGGTGCAACTTCCAGAAAGAAGTCAACAAAGTGCCAGCCCATCTGGTGGCCGATCAACAGGTTCTGGGGTTCA contains:
- a CDS encoding ferritin family protein produces the protein MAYDYNAAEAFEMAIQIEKNGAAFYRKAAALQKNEEDKLFLETIAKMEDRHQGGFEEMKAALSDTDKTETVFDPNEELSLYLKAMADAHGGEGNPEVAAQLTGDESMTEIINTAIGLEKESILFYIGLKDMVPPKMGREKIDEIIQEEQKHIAQLTGFLKKAEA
- the nhaB gene encoding sodium/proton antiporter NhaB — its product is MFNTLVKNFLGNAPIWYKLAIIVFLIINPILLVTSGPFITGWVLIGEFIFTLAMALKCYPLPSGGLLAIEAIVLGMASPETVYHEALANFEVILLLMFMVAGIYFMKEFLQFTFTRILVQVQSKVIISLLFCFAGAFLSAFLDALTVTAVIIAVAYGFYNVYHRYASGKDSSCEHDLTDDNACQIAKRDDLVQFRAFLRNLMMHGAVGTALGGVCTLVGEPQNLLIGHQMGWHFVDFFLEVAPVSIPVLFVGLGTCYALEKKHWFGYGVEMPGNIRSHLLETAVKMEEQGGKKLKARLIIQAIGGIWLILALAFHLAAVGLIGLSVIILLTSFNGITDEHQFGHAFTEALPFTALLVVFFAIVAVIHEQHLFHPIMHFVLSLHGHLQLGAYYIANGILSAISDNVFVATVYITETKMHFVQMLGQIPHIGMTGSELMDKLTDPHLVRADVLASLPAEAAAKAGQIIKHFDHLAVAINTGTNIPSVATPNGQAAFLFLLTSALAPVIRLSYGRMVWLALPYTITMSITGLISCYLFL